In one window of Propionispora hippei DSM 15287 DNA:
- a CDS encoding efflux RND transporter periplasmic adaptor subunit, which produces MKQLNKLPRLTKKKLYYTAAVIIVSVCVIGGFLWNQHSRPPVITKDIPIVRTAVIGTTANAQGYTYSGEVRGRYESQLAFQVNGKIVKRNVQLGSIVNAGDVLLQIDARDVVQTVNNYSAQVDSAESQLQLAESNLKRYRELLDGGAISQSQYDQYANAYNVAIAGVHQSRAQYAQGANQLDYTLLKADKPGIVSGIAAEIGQVVSAGQVIVTVVQDGEREVEISVPENRIEELRKAEKIQVSFWALPNVTVDGRVREISPMADQTTRTFKVRVSVINPPPAMNLGMTAAVTLTDSASQPAINIPVAAVYQTGNATPAVWIVTDNAVTLRSVQTGNYGKDNTVQILSGLRQGERIVIAGVHKLTEGQTVNIGGDSL; this is translated from the coding sequence ATGAAGCAGCTAAACAAGTTGCCCCGGTTAACCAAAAAGAAATTATACTATACTGCAGCGGTCATCATCGTAAGCGTCTGTGTCATAGGTGGTTTCCTCTGGAACCAACACAGCCGCCCCCCTGTGATTACTAAAGATATCCCCATAGTACGTACAGCGGTAATTGGCACAACAGCCAACGCACAGGGTTATACTTATTCGGGCGAGGTGCGCGGACGCTATGAAAGCCAGCTTGCCTTTCAGGTAAACGGAAAAATTGTAAAAAGAAATGTTCAACTGGGAAGCATTGTAAACGCCGGAGACGTACTCCTGCAAATTGATGCCAGAGATGTTGTGCAAACGGTAAATAACTATTCCGCGCAGGTAGATTCGGCGGAATCACAACTGCAATTAGCGGAGAGCAACCTCAAACGCTACCGGGAATTGCTGGACGGCGGCGCTATCAGCCAATCCCAGTATGACCAGTATGCCAATGCTTACAACGTGGCGATTGCCGGCGTCCACCAGAGCCGGGCGCAATATGCGCAAGGTGCAAATCAACTGGATTACACCCTGTTAAAGGCCGACAAACCCGGTATTGTATCCGGTATCGCTGCTGAAATAGGCCAGGTAGTCAGCGCCGGGCAGGTTATCGTTACTGTCGTGCAGGATGGCGAGCGGGAAGTGGAAATCAGTGTGCCGGAAAATCGGATTGAAGAACTGCGCAAGGCGGAAAAAATACAGGTTTCCTTCTGGGCCTTACCCAACGTAACTGTCGATGGCAGGGTCCGGGAAATATCCCCGATGGCCGACCAAACTACCCGGACCTTTAAAGTACGGGTTAGTGTAATCAACCCGCCGCCGGCAATGAATTTAGGCATGACCGCCGCTGTTACCTTAACTGACAGCGCGTCACAGCCGGCCATCAATATTCCCGTAGCGGCTGTTTATCAAACCGGGAATGCGACACCCGCCGTCTGGATAGTAACTGACAACGCAGTAACCCTGCGTTCCGTTCAGACCGGTAATTACGGCAAGGACAATACCGTCCAGATACTTAGCGGCCTACGCCAGGGTGAGCGGATCGTCATTGCCGGGGTACATAAACTGACCGAAGGGCAGACAGTGAACATCGGCGGTGATTCACTATGA